In Onychostoma macrolepis isolate SWU-2019 chromosome 04, ASM1243209v1, whole genome shotgun sequence, one DNA window encodes the following:
- the mapk11 gene encoding mitogen-activated protein kinase 11, producing the protein MSTRPGFYRQELNKTVWEVPERYQNLTPVGSGAYGSVCSAYDVLLRQKVAVKKLSRPFQSLIHSRRTYRELRLLKHMKHENVIGLLDVFTPAASLEEFNEVYLVTNLMGADLNNIVKFQRLSDEHIQFLIYQLLRGLKYIHSAGLIHRDLKPSNVAVNEDCELRILDFGLARQTDDEMTGYVATRWYRAPEIMLNWMHYNQTVDIWSVGCIMGELLKGKVLFPGNDYIDQLKRIMEVVGTPTPDVLKKISSEHAQKYIQSLPHMPQQDLAKIFRGANPLAVDLLKKMLVLDCDGRISASEALCHSYFSQYHDPEDEPEAPPYDQTPESKDRTLEEWKELVFEEVSNFKDPPNKPESLQVEQ; encoded by the exons ATGTCGACAAGACCGGGATTCTACCGGCAAGAACTAAACAAGACTGTCTGGGAGGTGCCAGAACGATACCAGAATCTCACACCGGTTGGATCGGGGGCATATGGCTCAGTATG CTCAGCATATGATGTGCTCCTTCGTCAGAAAGTGGCCGTCAAGAAGCTCTCCAGGCCTTTTCAGTCCCTCATCCACAGCAGAAGAACGTACAGAGAACTGAGACTCCTCAAACACATGAAACATGAGAAC GTTATCGGACTGCTGGATGTTTTCACTCCGGCAGCTTCTCTTGAAGAATTCAATGAGGT ATATCTTGTGACCAACCTGATGGGAGCCGATCTCAACAACATTGTCAAATTTCAGAGACTTTCAGATGAACATATACAATTCCTCATTTATCAGCTTCTCCGTGGCCTTAAG TACATCCATTCAGCTGGGCTGATCCACAGA GACTTAAAGCCAAGCAATGTAGCGGTGAATGAAGATTGTGAACTCagg ATCCTGGATTTTGGATTGGCCAGGCAGACAGATGATGAGATGACGGGTTACGTGGCGACTCGTTGGTACCGAGCACCTGAGATCATGCTCAACTGGATGCATTACAACCAGACAG TGGATATCTGGTCTGTTGGATGCATCATGGGTGAACTTCTGAAGGGGAAGGTTTTGTTTCCTGGCAACGATT ATATAGATCAGCTCAAGAGAATCATGGAGGTTGTAGGCACTCCTACGCCTGACGTTTTGAAGAAGATATCCTCCGAACAT GCTCAGAAGTACATCCAGTCTCTTCCACACATGCCTCAGCAGGACCTGGCGAAGATATTTAGAGGAGCAAATCCACTGG CGGTGgatctgttaaaaaaaatgctggtgTTAGACTGTGACGGGAGGATTTCAGCCAGTGAAGCTCTGTGTCATTCATACTTTTCCCAATACCACGATCCTGAAGATGAACCCGAGGCACCTCCGTATGATCAGACCCCTGAGAGCAAGGATCGCACGCTGGAGGAGTGGAAGG AGCTGGTGTTTGAGGAAGTAAGCAATTTTAAAGATCCTCCCAATAAACCTGAAAGTCTTCAGGTTGAACAATAA
- the LOC131538540 gene encoding deleted in malignant brain tumors 1 protein-like: MDGEYTSATINKMLESSVELIICIFDSIAHIGFTTPTSTDKIRLMNGTNSCSGRVEVLYNGIWGTVCDDGWDLTDAAVVCREIGCGDVIEAKSEAYFGQGSGQIWMDDVNCAGTESSLMNCRTPGWGTHNCGHHEDAGVICQSIRLMNGTNSCSGRVEVLHDGRWGTVCDDGWDLTDAAVVCREIGCGNVIEAKSFAYFGQGSGPIWMDDVNCTGTESSLMNCRTNLWGTHNCVHSEDAGVICNTIKLVNGDNFCSGRVEVLYNETWGTVCDDGWDLTDAAVVCREIGCGDVIEAKSEAYFGQGSGQIWMDDVNCAGTESSLMNCRTPGWGTHNCGHHEDAGVICNVTVRLVNGDNSCSGRVEVLRDSQWKTVCGDGWDLSDATVVCRELGCGSVVDASHAYFGQESGPMWMNAVQCTGTESTLKSCRSHEIASCGRNKAAGVICQPPITLVNGTNSCAGRVEVRHNGIWGTVCDDGWDLTDAAVVCREVGCGDVTDVKSAAYFGQGSGPVWMNKVSCNGTESTLKNCVLSRRVPQTADMKKMLVLSVDPNFDCRMVPALALEEWRFFMMVSGEQCVIMAGI; the protein is encoded by the exons ATGGATGGGGAATACACATCTGCAACCATCAACAAGATGCTGGAGTCATCTGTGGAG ttaataatctgCATCTTTGACTCTATTGCACATATAGGTTTTACAACTCCCACTAGTACAGACAAAATCAGACTGATGAATGGCACTAACTCTTGTTCTGGACGAGTGGAGGTTCTCTATAATGGAATATGGGGAACAGTGTGTGATGATGGCTGGGATCTAACAGATGCTGCAGTGGTGTGTAGAGAGATTGGCTGTGGAGATGTGATCGAGGCAAAGAGTGAAGCTTATTTTGGACAAGGATCAGGACAAATATGGATGGATGACGTAAACTGTGCTGGGACTGAGTCCTCACTGATGAACTGCAGGACACCTGGATGGGGAACACATAACTGTGGACATCATGAAGATGCTGGAGTCATCTGCCAAT CTATCAGGTTGATGAATGGCACTAACTCTTGTTCTGGACGAGTGGAGGTTCTTCATGACGGTCGGTGGGGAACAGTGTGTGATGATGGCTGGGATCTAACAGACGCTGCAGTGGTGTGTAGAGAGATTGGCTGTGGGAATGTGATCGAGGCAAAGAGTTTTGCTTATTTTGGACAAGGATCAGGACCAATATGGATGGATGACGTAAACTGCACTGGCACTGAGTCCTCACTGATGAACTGCAGGACAAATCTATGGGGAACACATAACTGTGTGCATTCTGAAGATGCTGGAGTCATCTGCAACA CTATCAAGTTGGTGAATGGTGACAACTTTTGTTCTGGACGAGTGGAGGTTCTCTATAATGAAACATGGGGAACAGTGTGTGATGATGGCTGGGATCTAACAGACGCTGCAGTGGTGTGTAGAGAGATTGGCTGTGGGGATGTGATCGAGGCAAAGAGTGAAGCTTATTTTGGACAAGGATCAGGACAAATATGGATGGATGATGTAAACTGTGCTGGCACTGAGTCTTCACTGATGAACTGCAGGACACCTGGATGGGGAACACATAACTGTGGACATCATGAAGATGCTGGAGTCATTTGCAATG TAACTGTCAGGTTGGTAAATGGTGACAACTCTTGTTCCGGACGAGTGGAGGTTCTTCGTGACAGTCAGTGGAAAACAGTGTGTGGTGATGGCTGGGATCTATCAGATGCTACAGTGGTGTGTAGAGAACTAGGCTGTGGGAGTGTCGTAGATGCAAGTCACGCTTATTTTGGCCAGGAATCGGGACCAATGTGGATGAATGCTGTACAATGTACTGGGACAGAATCTACTTTGAAGAGCTGCAGATCACATGAAATTGCCTCCTGTGGTAGAAATAAAGCTGCTGGAGTCATCTGTCAGC CTCCTATCACACTGGTCAATGGCACTAATTCATGTGCTGGAAGAGTGGAGGTTCGCCACAATGGAATATGGGGAACAGTGTGTGATGATGGCTGGGATCTAACAGACGCTGCTGTGGTGTGTAGAGAGGTGGGCTGTGGGGATGTGACAGATGTAAAGAGTGCTGCTTATTTTGGACAAGGATCAGGACCAGTATGGATGAATAAAGTGAGCTGTAATGGAACAGAATCTACACTGAAGAACTGTGTATTAAGCAGAAGAGTTCCACAAACTGCAGACATGAAAAAGATGCTGGTGTTATCTGTGGAC cCAAACTTCGACTGCAGAATGGTTCCAGCTCTTGCTCTGGAAGAGTGGAGGTTCTTCATGATGGTCAGTGGGGAACAGTGTGTGATAATGGCTGGGATATAA